A window of Steroidobacteraceae bacterium genomic DNA:
CCGCAAAATGGGGTGCGACGATCTGCAGCCCGACCGGCAATCCACCCACGAAACCGCAAGGCAGGGAAATCGCCGGCAATCCCGCGAGGTTGGCGCCGATGGTGTATATGTCGTTGAGGTACATGGTCAGCGGATCGGCGGTCTTCGCGCCGATGGCGAAGGCAGGCGTCGGCGTGGTCGGTCCGACCAGCACGTCCACGCTCTCGAAGGCGCGCTTGAAATCCTGTGCGATGAGCTGTCGCACCTTCTGGGCCTTGAGGTAATAAGCGTCGTAGTACCCGGCGGACAGCACGTAGGTGCCGGTCATGATGCGACGCTTGACCTCGGCCCCGAAGCCCTCGCCGCGCGATCGGCAATACATGTCGTTGAGATCGCGCGGCGATTCGCAGCGATAACCGAAACGCACGCCGTCGAAACGCGCCAGGTTGGATGAACACTCCGCCGGAGCGACCACATAGTAGGTCGGCACGGACAACGCCAGATTGGGCAGGCTCACTTCGCACAACGTGGCGCCGAGCTGCTCGTAGACGGCGAGCGCTGCGCGCACGCGTTGTTCATTCCCGGCATCGAGTCCGGCGCCGACGAATTCACGGACCAGACCGATCTTGAGGCCCCGCAGCGACTGGCCGAGTGCGGCCAGGTAATCGGGTACCGGGGCATCGACACTGGTCGAGTCGCGCGGATCGAAACCCGCCATGGCACCGAGCAGCAGGGCGCAGTCCTCAGCCGTCGGAGCGATGACGCCGCCCTGATCGAGGCTCGAAGCAAAGGCGATCATGCCGTAACGCGACACCCGACCATAGGTGGGTTTGAGTCCGGTGACGCCGCACAAAGCCGCCGGTTGACGTATCGAGCCGCCGGTGTCCGTCGCGGTAGCAGCCGGTACCAGCCGTGCCGCGACCGCGGCAGCCGAACCACCCGATGAGCCGCCGGGCACGAGCTCGGTGTTCCATGGATTGCGCACGACGCCGAAATAGCTCGTCTCGTTGGACGAACCCATGGCGAATTCATCCATGTTGGTCTTGCCTAGCATGACCGCGCCGGCGGCACGCAGCCGCGCGACCACGGTCGCGTCGTAGGGCGAGACGAAATTCGCGAGCATGCGCGATCCGCAACTCGTCAATACGCCGTCGGTGCAGAAGATGTCCTTGTGTGCGAGCGGCAATCCCGTGAGCGCCCCGGACTCGCCACGCAGAAGTTGCTGGTCAGCGGCACGGGCCGCAGCGAGGGCGGACTCACCCGTCACGGTGATGAAGGCATTCAATGTCGGCTGGGCCGCCTCGATCCGCGCCAGGTACGCCTGCGCGAGTTCAAGCGCGGAGTACTCGCGGGCCAGCAGGCCGCGGCGCAGCTCGGCCAGGGTACGCAAATGCAGCGCCATTACTCGATGACCTTGGGCACGAGGTAGAGTCCGGCGGATACGGCCGGCGCATTGCGCTGGTAGCGCTCGTGCTGATCGGATTCTGTGACCGCATCGACATCGAGGCGTTGACTCTGGCCCTCGAGGGGATGCGCCATGGGCTCGACATCGCCCGTATCCGCCGCTTCGAGTTGCCCGACGAACTCGACTATCTTTGGCAGGCTCTCGAGGTAGGCCGGTAGTTCGGCCGGGGTCAGCGACAGTTTCGCCAGGGCGGCGATGCGCTCGATGTCGTCACGCTGCAGGGTCATGTGAAACGGTTGGAAGAATCAACAGGCGAAGGCTGAAAATCATACACCTCGCCTTGTGGAATGTCCCGGTGGTTGCTAGATTAGCGCAACTTTTTCGCGCATTTTCGCGAGTACCGGTCGCCTTACATGTTCAAACGCCTGCGGGGCTATTTCTCCAGCGATCTGTCGATCGACCTGGGCACGGCCAATACTCTTATCTATGTCCGTGACAAGGGCATCGTTCTCAATGAGCCGTCGGTCGTAGCCGTACAGGATGAGCCCTCGCGCGGCGGCAAGGTCATCGTGGCGGTCGGCACCGAAGCGAAAAGCATGCTCGGGCGCACGCCGGGCCACATCACGGCGGTCCGGCCCCTCAAGGACGGCGTCATCGCCGACTTCACCTACACCGAGAAAATGCTCCAGTACTTCATCGGCAAGGTCCACGGCCAGCGCCTGCTGAAGCCCTCGCCGCGCGTGCTGGTCTGCGTCCCCTTCGGGTCCACCCAGGTCGAGCGCCGGGCCATCCGTGAATCGGCCGAAGGTGCCGGCGCACGCAATGTCGGCATCGTGAGCGAGCCGATGGCGGCCGCCGTGGGCGCCGGCCTGCCGGTGCACGAAGCGCGCGGCTCGATGGTCCTCGACATTGGCGGCGGCACGTCCGAGGTTGCGGTGTTGTCCCTGAACGGCATTGTGTATGCGAACTCCGCGCGCGTCGGCGGCGATCGCTTCGACGATGCCATCATGAACTACGTGCGCCGCAATTACGGCATCCTCATTGGCGAGGCGACGGCCGAGCGGATCAAGATCGAAATCGGCGCGGCCTATCCAGGACAACAAGTGCGCGAGCTGTCGGTCAAGGGCCGCAATCTCTCGGAAGGCGTTCCCCGCAGTTTCACGCTCAACAGCAACGAAATCCTCGAAGCCTTGCAGGAACCACTGCAGGCGATCGTCAGCGCCGTCAAGCAGGCGCTCGAGCAGACGCCGCCGGAACTCGGCGCCGACGTCGCCGAACGCGGCATCGTACTGACCGGCGGCGGCGCGCTGCTTCGCGACATCGACAAGCTGCTCATGGAAGAGACCGGCCTGCCCGTCGTGGTATCGGATGACCCGCTCACTTGCGTGGCCCGTGGTGGCGGCCGGATCCTCGAGCTGATGGACGAACTGGGCCCGGGCCACTTCGGCCTCGAATAGACGGGCATACACCGTGGCGGCATTCGCGAGACGCGCGAACCGACCGCTGCCGGTGCGCGGACCGTCCGCTGGAGCGCGCCTGACGCTCTACAGCATCCTCAGTGTCACGCTGATGATCATCGATCAGCGCAGTGGCTGGCTCGAGACTGCCCGCTACGCGCTGACCGCCGCGGCCTACCCGATACAGCTCGCCGTCAACTCGCCAGGCGCGGCCTGGCGCTGGCTGCGGGAGACATTCGAAGCGCGCGACCAATTGCAGGAACAGAACGCATCGCTGCGCCAGCGCGTTCGTGATCTCGACCTGAAGGTAATGCGTTATGAGGCGCTGGCGAGCGAGAATGCGCGCTGGCGCGAAATCGATCGCGCCGCCGTCAATATTGCGGACCGGCATCTCGCCGCACAGGTGAAGAGCTTCGAGTCGACGAGTCTGCGCCAGCGGATGGTGATAGACCGCGGCGAGATCGACGGCGCATTCCGCGGCCAGACGGTGATCGCCGGACGTGGCGTCGTGGGCCAGATATTGCACGTCGGGCCGGTGAGCAGCGAAGTGATATTGATCAGCGATCCCGAACACGCCATCCCCGTGCAGGTGTTGCGCAATGGCCTTCGCAGCATTGCCGTCGGCACCGGAGCCGCGAGCGAAATCGTATTGCAGGCACTGCCGATACAGGCCGACATCCGCGAGGACGACCTGCTGGTGTGCTCGGGTCTCGGCGGGGTTTTTCCGGCCGGCTTTCCCGTTGCCCGCGTAACCGACGTATCCCGCGATGTCGCGCAATCCCTGACCCAGGTGCGGGCAAGACCGCTCGCCGGACTCGATCGCGACCGGCAGGTCATGTTGATCTGGCTGCGAAACGATGTGCGCGATGAGAAATCCGCCGGTGAAACGGGAGACACCACGACTACCGCCGCCGCGGCCGACGGGGATGCGCCTGCAGGGGACAGACCGTGACGCTCACGCAGGAACCGTCACGTCGCGTGCTCGTGATATCACTACTCGTCGCGATCGCGTTGCAGACCGTGCCGCTGCCGAACGTCCTTGCAACCCTCCGTCCGCCGATCGTGTTGCTCGTCGTCCTGTTCTGGTCTGTCGTCGCGCCGCGCCTCGGCGGCATCGCCATCGCCTTCGTGGCGGGGATCGCCATGGATGTTTTCCATGGCGTCGTGCTCGGCCAGCACG
This region includes:
- the gatA gene encoding Asp-tRNA(Asn)/Glu-tRNA(Gln) amidotransferase subunit GatA, which produces MALHLRTLAELRRGLLAREYSALELAQAYLARIEAAQPTLNAFITVTGESALAAARAADQQLLRGESGALTGLPLAHKDIFCTDGVLTSCGSRMLANFVSPYDATVVARLRAAGAVMLGKTNMDEFAMGSSNETSYFGVVRNPWNTELVPGGSSGGSAAAVAARLVPAATATDTGGSIRQPAALCGVTGLKPTYGRVSRYGMIAFASSLDQGGVIAPTAEDCALLLGAMAGFDPRDSTSVDAPVPDYLAALGQSLRGLKIGLVREFVGAGLDAGNEQRVRAALAVYEQLGATLCEVSLPNLALSVPTYYVVAPAECSSNLARFDGVRFGYRCESPRDLNDMYCRSRGEGFGAEVKRRIMTGTYVLSAGYYDAYYLKAQKVRQLIAQDFKRAFESVDVLVGPTTPTPAFAIGAKTADPLTMYLNDIYTIGANLAGLPAISLPCGFVGGLPVGLQIVAPHFAEARLLNVAHAYQRQTEWHSQLPAAYA
- the gatC gene encoding Asp-tRNA(Asn)/Glu-tRNA(Gln) amidotransferase subunit GatC — encoded protein: MTLQRDDIERIAALAKLSLTPAELPAYLESLPKIVEFVGQLEAADTGDVEPMAHPLEGQSQRLDVDAVTESDQHERYQRNAPAVSAGLYLVPKVIE
- a CDS encoding rod shape-determining protein — its product is MFKRLRGYFSSDLSIDLGTANTLIYVRDKGIVLNEPSVVAVQDEPSRGGKVIVAVGTEAKSMLGRTPGHITAVRPLKDGVIADFTYTEKMLQYFIGKVHGQRLLKPSPRVLVCVPFGSTQVERRAIRESAEGAGARNVGIVSEPMAAAVGAGLPVHEARGSMVLDIGGGTSEVAVLSLNGIVYANSARVGGDRFDDAIMNYVRRNYGILIGEATAERIKIEIGAAYPGQQVRELSVKGRNLSEGVPRSFTLNSNEILEALQEPLQAIVSAVKQALEQTPPELGADVAERGIVLTGGGALLRDIDKLLMEETGLPVVVSDDPLTCVARGGGRILELMDELGPGHFGLE
- the mreC gene encoding rod shape-determining protein MreC, coding for MAAFARRANRPLPVRGPSAGARLTLYSILSVTLMIIDQRSGWLETARYALTAAAYPIQLAVNSPGAAWRWLRETFEARDQLQEQNASLRQRVRDLDLKVMRYEALASENARWREIDRAAVNIADRHLAAQVKSFESTSLRQRMVIDRGEIDGAFRGQTVIAGRGVVGQILHVGPVSSEVILISDPEHAIPVQVLRNGLRSIAVGTGAASEIVLQALPIQADIREDDLLVCSGLGGVFPAGFPVARVTDVSRDVAQSLTQVRARPLAGLDRDRQVMLIWLRNDVRDEKSAGETGDTTTTAAAADGDAPAGDRP